CCGTCGTCGGGGTGGTCTCGCCCTGCGTCATGTGGGGGTCCTCTCCTCGGCGCGGTCCGCGCCCTCACGTCGTGGCCGCCCTAATTCTCCCCCACGATCGATCACGCTCCCGGCCGTTCCGGCGTGATCTGTGCCGCGTTTCGCAATCCCCACGCGGCGTGCCGCTGTGCGGCCTGCCCGGCCGCGAGAAATGCGCTTCGGGCGCGTGGGCGGTCCGCCGTACCGTGTCCGGGTGCGTCAGCTCCCCGTGCCCGATCCTGGCACCCCGCCTCTCTCCTCCCCCGCCGCGTTCCTCTGGTGGATCGCGCGCCGCCAGGCGGCACTGCTGACGGGGGCGATCGCCGTGGGGATCGTCGCGGCCGTCTCCGCCGCGGTGATGCCCTACCTGGTCGGCAGGATCGTCGACGGCGGGCTGCAGAACGGCCTGAGCGCGGAGCTGTGGCGCGGTCTCGGGGTGCTCGCCGCGGTTGGCCTGGTGCAGGCCGTGGCCAACGTGTGGGGCCACCGGCTCGATGTCGAGAACTGGCTGCGGGCGGCCTACCGCGCGTCCCAGCTCGTCGGGCACCACGTGACCCGCACCGGAGACCAGGTCACCTCCGTCCTGCCCACCGGCGAGGTGGTCGCCACCGTCGCCACGGACAGCCACTGGCTCGGACAGCTGTACGCCAACGCGGCCCGGGCCATCGGCGCGGCGTTCGCGTACCTGGTCGTCGCGGTGGTGCTGATGCGCACCTCGACGCCGCTCGGGCTGCTCGTGCTGCTCGGCCTGCCCGTCGTCGTGGCGTCCCTCGCATTCCTGGTCAAGCCGCTGCAGCGGCGCCAGCACATCCAGCGCGAGGCCCAGGGCAAGCTCACGACGCTGGGCGCCGACACCGTCTCGGGGCTGCGGATCCTGCGCGGCATCGGCGGGGAGGAGGTGTTCGCGGGCCGCTACCGCGCGCAGTCCCAGGAGGTGCGCCAGGCGGGCGTCCGCGTCGCCCAGACGCAGTCGCTGCTCGACGCCCTCCAGACGCTGCTGCCCGGCGCCTTCCTCGCGATCGTGGTCTGGATGGGCTCGCACCTGGCGATCGCCGGCGAGATCACCACGGGCGAGCTGGTCGCCTGCTACGGCTTCGCCGCCTACCTCACCCAGCCGCTGTGGACCGCGGTCGAGGTGATGCGGATCGTCACCCGGGTGGTCGTCGGCTCCCGCAAGATCCTCGCGGTGCTCCGCGTGCCGGCAGTCGACGCGGGAGCCGTTGCCGGCACGCCGGCCACCAGCCCTCGCGAGGGCGACGAGATCCTCGACGAGGCGAGCGGTCTCGTCGTCCGGCCCGGACGGCTGCTGGCGCTGGTGAGCGCCGACCCCGACGAGTCGGCCGCGGTGGCGCTGCGCATCGGCCGGTTCGGCCAGGGCGGCGCGGCGGACGCGGGCGCCGCCCTGGGCCCCGTGGTGCGCTGGGGCGACGTGGCCCTGGCCGACTTGCCGCTCGCGCAGGTCCGCGAGCGGATCGTCGTGGCGGAGTCCACCCCCACGCTGTTCACCGGCTCCCTCGTGGAGGAGTTGGACGTGCGCGGCACGGCCACCGAGGCCGAGCTGCTCGCGGCGCTCCGGGTGGCCGACGCCGGGGACGTGCTCGACTCGGTCCCCGGCGGCCTCGCCGGGGACATCGAGGAGAAGGGCCGCTCGCTCTCGGGCGGCCAACGCCAACGCGTCGCCCTCGCGCGCGCCCTGCTCACCGAGGCGGAGGTGCTCGTGCTCGTCGAGCCGACCAGCGCAGTCGACGCCCACACCGAGGCGCGGATCGCCCGGCGGCTCGCCCAGGCGCGCGCCGGCCGCACCACCGTGCTGGTCACGGCCAGCCCCCTGGTCCTGGACGTGGCCGACGAGGTCGCGCTGCTCGCCGACGGCCGGGTCACCGCTCGCGGTCGGCACCGGGAGCTGATGGACGGCCACGACGCCGCGTCCCAGGCCTACCGGGCGGTCGTGTCCCGGACCGCGGGCGACGACGACGACGAGCCGACCGACCGCGCCGCAGGCGCCCATGACATTGAGCCGACCAACGGCGCCGGGCCGGACGAGGCCGAGCCGACGAAGGAGGACAGCCGTGAAGCTGCCCGTCGCTGACGGACCCACGCTGCGCCGCCACACAGGCGTCCTGCTGCGCCGGCACCGCCGCCCGCTGATCGGGGTGGTGCTGCTGAACGCGCTGTCCGCGAGCGCCGGGCTGGTGGGCCCGTGGCTGCTCGGGCGCCTCGTCGACGCCGTCGGGCACGGCGCGGACGCCGCCTACGTCAACCGCACGGTGGCGATCCTCGTCGTCGCGGTGCTGGCGCAGACGGGGATGGTCAGGTACGCGCAGCGCTCCGCCCTGGTGCTCGGGGAGACCGTCTTCGCCGAGCTCCGCGAGGAGTTCGTCACCACCGTCACCCGGCTTCCGCTGTCCACCGTGGAGCGGGCGGGCACGGGCGACCTCGTCGCGCGCACCACCACGGACGTCGACCGGGTGCAGCACACGGTGCGGTTCGGCGTCCCCCGCGTCCTCGTGACGGTCGTGACCATCGTGCTGACGGTGGTCGCGGCGCTGGCCACCAACGTCCTGGTCGCGGCGGCGCTGTTCGCCGGCGCCCCGGTGCTGATCGTCGTCTGCCGCTGGTACCTGCGCCGCGCCACCCCCGCCTACCTGGCCGAGGGCGCCTCCTACGCCACGATCAGCGGCGCCATCACCGAGTCCGTCGAGGGCGCCCGCACCGTGGACGCGCTCGGGCTGGGCAGCCGGCGACGGGCGCGGCTCAACCGGGACATCGGTGTGGCGTTCCAGGCCGAGAAGCGCACGCTCTGGCTGCGCTCCGTGCTGTTCCCCGGCATCGACCTCGCATTCCTGCTCCCGCTGGTGGCCGTCCTCGCGTGGGGCGCGCACCTCGTCTCGACCGGCCACGCGACGATCGGCGCCGTCACCACCATCGCGGTGTACGCCGTGCAGATCGCCCAGCCGATCGGCGAGCTGATCTTCTGGCTCGACGAGACCCAGGTGGGGGCGACCTCGCTCGCGCGCATCGTCGGCGTCGCGGACGTCTCCCCGGACCGTGAGCAGCGCGAGGCCCGGCCCGACGACGAGCACGTCGTCGCGCGCGGCGTGCGGTACGCCTACCGGGAGGGGCACGACGTGCTCCACGGTGTCGACCTCGACCTCCGGGTGGGTGAGCGGCTCGCCGTCGTCGGCCCGTCGGGGGCGGGCAAGTCGACCCTCGGGCGCATGCTCGCGGGCGTGCACCCGCCCACCGGGGGCACGGTGACCGTGGGCGGCGTCCCGTTGGTGGACCTGCCCTTGGACGAGCTGCGCGGCCATGTCGCCCTGGTCACCCAGGAGCACCACGTCTTCGTGGGGACCATCGCCGAGAACCTGCGCCTGGCCGCGGTGAACGCCGACGAGGAGGACCTCGAGCGCGCGCTGCGGGCGGTCGACGCGTGGGACTGGGTCGAGGCGATGCCGGACGGGCTCGACACGGTCGTCGGCTCGGGCGGCGCGGCGCTGACCCCCGCGCAGGCCCAGCAGGTCGCGCTGGCCCGGCTGGTGCTGCTCGACCCGCACACCCTGGTGCTCGACGAGGCGACCTCGCTGCTCGACCCGCGGGCGGCGCGGCACCTGGAGCGGTCGCTGTCCGCCGTGCTCGAGGGGCGCACCGTGGTGGCCATCGCCCACCGGCTGCACACCGCCCACGACGCCGACCGGGTGGCCGTGGTGGACAGCGGGCGCATCGCGGAGATCGGCTCGCACGACGAGCTGGTGGGAGCGGGCGGCGAGTACGCGGCGCTGTGGCGTTCCTGGCAGAGCGACTGAGGGGGCCCTGGAGGTCGAGCGAGTTCGGGCGGGGTCAGGCGCGGTCGGTCAGACCGGCACGTCGGTCGCGCGGCCCAGGAACGTGACGTCCGTGTCGCTGGCCGCATCGATCCGATGGAAGCCGAGCCGCGCGTAGAACCGCTGGGCGCCGACGTTCTGGTTCGACACCCCGAGGTGCACGGCCCCGACCCCCCGCTCGGCGAGCGCCGCGAGGAAGACCCGCATCAGCTCGCGCCCGTGGCCCGCGCCCTGGTGCTCGGGCAGCAGGTCGATGTGCAGGTGGGCGGGGTAGTCGGCGAGCACGTCACGCACGTTCCACTCGGGGTGGTGCAGCTGCTCCACGAGGTGCTCCTCGGGTGTGACGGGCGCCTCGACGCGGGCCCGCCGGGCCGCAACGAGCGGCAGCCAGTGCCGGCGGTACGCCGCGGCCCACGCCTGCGTGTCGGCGGTGCCGAGCACGTAGCCGACCGCCCGGTCGCCGTCGTCCAGCACGAACGCGAGCTCTGGCTCGAGATGCAGGTACGGCCCCGCGTACACGTCGGGCAGCAGGTCGTCGTCGCTGTACACGCCGCGCGCGTCGGCCCCCGCGGCGCCCGTGCGCACGCAGACGTCGTAGACGTCCTGCCGGTCGAAGGGCTCGTACGACCTGACGAACACGCGGTCTCCTTCGACGGTGCGACGCCGGGAACTTGACCCGACCGGAGCGAGTATGCCCGTGACAGACCCCTGTGCGATAGCGAATCCTGGACGCATGTTCGGTTCACGGCAGCTCCGCGGCGGGGCCACCCTCCCGCCCGACGCGCTCGGGTGGCGGTTCTCCCGGTCGAGCGGGCCGGGCGGCCAGTCCGTCAACACGGCGGACTCGCGCGTGGAGCTCTCCGTGGACCTCACCGCGATCGCCTGGACCAGCCCGGCCCAGCTGGACCGGGCGAGGGCACGGCTCGCGGCACGGCTGGACGGCGACGTGCTGACCGTGGCGGCCTCCGAGCACCGCTCTCAGTTGCGCAACCGCGAGGCCGCGCTCGCCCGCGTGCAGGCCCTGCTCGACGAGGCGCTCGCCCCGCCCCCGGTCCCCCGGCGCCCGACACGGGCCAGCAGGTCGTCGCGCGAGCGCCGCGCGCAGGGCGAGCGGCGCCGCCGGGCGGTCAAGGAGATGCGGAGACGTCCACCCGCCGGCTGAGCGCCGGTCCATCGGCAGCGGCGGGCTCGTCTCCGTCTCCGCCGTCGTTGTCCCCGTGCCCGTCGTCCCCGTGGTCGTCGCCGCCCTCGGGCACGGGCCCGTCGCCGGCGGCCTCGTCCCGAACGAGCCGGACCCACACGAACAGCGCGAAGCCGCCGAAGATCCACCACTGGGCCGCGTACGCGAGGTTCTGGATGTTCAGCCCGGAGCCGACCCGGGTGGGCGGTGGCATCAGCTCGAGGCCGGCGCTGAGCGCGGCGTCGGCCGGCTCCGCCTCGACCATCACCACGTACCCCGTCCAGATCGGGCCGCGCCAGTGGCCGAGGAGCTCCGCGGAGCTGATCGCGTCCACCTGTCCCGGGGGCCGGTCGTACATCCCCGGGCCCTCGGACGACTGTAGGAACCCGGTCACGGTGACCTCGCCCTCGGGGACCGCCAGGGCCGCGGCGTCAGCCGGGTCCGCGACCCAGCCGCGCACCACCGGCAGCACGGGCGCCGCGTCCCCGACGCCGCCACCGGCGGCCGAGGGGAGGGTGTCGCTGACCCGCAGCGGCGTGAGCACCAGGTAGCCGGACTGCTCGGCGATCGCCCGGTCCGCCACGAGCAGCTGCCCCTCGGGCTCATACGTCCCGCGGGCGACCACGCGCTGCCCGACGAGCGACCCGGTGAACGTGGTCTGCGGCGGGAGCACGTCGCCGATGTCGCGCGGCGTCTCGGCCTCCCGGGCTGCCTGCTCCTCGGCCTCGGTGGCGCCGCCGCGCACCTCCGCCCGGTCGAGTTGCCACACCCCGAGCCGCGCGCACAGCGCAGCGGCGACGAGCAGCACCGCCAGCAGGGCGAGCATGCGGGGCCGGACGGCGGCGCGCAGGAACGTGGTCGGCTCGACGCGGCCCGTCGGCGCGGACGGGGAGGGCGCGGGACCGGCGAGGGGTGTCGCGGGGGGCGGTGACGCGGGCACGATCCACGGTAACCCGGCGGGGTGGCGCCCGGGCGCGCGTCGGGCCGTCTCGCGGGAGCCGCACGCCGAGAGGGCCGCGCACAGGGGTGAGTTCGCCCACATCCGGGGCTGGGACCCCGGCGCGGCGAGCGTGCGACCTGCGCACCTGTTCCCCGTGGTCATCGGCAGGCTGTGCGCCGACTCGCCGCATGAGGTTGTATGACAGGAGGACCCAGACGGTGGTCCTGTCGTCCCCCGCCTGGGTCGGACGTCCCACTCGACCGTCGCGACAGACGTAAGGCTTGACACGCTTCCGACGCTGCGGCCCCGGGGGCAGGACGAAAGGCGGGACAGCATGAGCACGATGGCGACACCCGTGAGCAGCACGTCCCCCCAGAGCTGGGCCACCGGCGGCCCGCCTGTCGGGCCGGAGACGCTCGAAGTCCTCCACCGGTGGTGGCGCGCCGCCAACTACCTGTCGGTCGGGCAGATCTACCTGCTGGACGACCCGCTGCTCCGCGAGCCGTTGACGGTCGACGACGTCAAGCCCCGGCTGCTGGGCCACTGGGGCACCACGCCCGGGCTGAACTTCTTGTACGCGCACCTCAACCGGATGATCCGCGACCGCCAGCAGTCCACGCTGTACGTGACCGGCCCGGGCCACGGCGGCCCGGGCCTCGTCGCGAACGCCTACCTGGACGGCACGTACTCGGAGGTCTACTCCGACATCACCGAGGACAGCGAGGGCCTGCGCCGGCTGTTCCGGCAATTCTCCTTCCCGGGCGGCATCCCCAGCCACGTCGCGCCCGAGACGCCCGGCTCGATCCACGAGGGCGGCGAGCTCGGCTACTCGTTGTCCCACGCGTACGGCGCCGCGTTCGACAACCCGGACCTGCTGGTCGCCGCGGTGATCGGCGACGGCGAGGCGGAGACCGGCCCGTTGGCGACGAGCTGGCACTCCAACAAGTTCGTGCACCCCCTGAACGACGGGGTGGTCCTGCCGATCCTGCACCTCAACGGGTACAAGATCGCGAACCCGACGGTGCTGGCGCGGATCCCGGACTCGGAGCTGCTGGACCTGATGCGCGGCTACGGCCACAAGCCGCACGAGTTCGTCGCGGGGTTCGACGACGAGTCCCCGCTGTCGTACCACGCCCGGTTCGCCGAGCTGCTCGACACGGTGATGGACGAGATCGCCGAGATCAAGGCCCGCGCCGCGGCGGGCGACGAGTCACGGCCCACCTGGCCGATGATCATCTTCCGCACGCCCAAGGGCTGGACCTGCCCCCCGGTCATCGACGGCAAGCAGGTCGAGGGCTCGTGGCGCGCGCACCAGGTGCCGCTGGCCAGCGCGCGCGACACCAAGGAGCACCTGGCCACACTCGAGCAGTGGATGCGCTCGTACCGGCCGCAGGAGCTGTTCGACGCGGACGGCCGGGTCGAGGCCGACATCCGCGCGCTCGCCCCCGAGGGGCCGCTGCGGATGAGCGACAACCCGCACGCCAACGGCGGCATGCTGCTGCACGACCTGCGCCTGCCCGACTTCCGCGACTTCGCGGTCGACGTGCCGGTGCCCGGCGGCTCGATCGCCGAGGCTCCGCGGGTGCTCGGGGAGTGGCTCACCGAGGTGATCCGGCGCAACCCGCACAACTTCCGGATCTTCGGGCCCGACGAGACGGCGTCGAACCGCCTGCAGGCCGTGTTCGAGGTCACCGACAAGCAGTGGGACGCCGAGTTCCTCGACCCGCAGGTGGACGAGCACCTGGCGCGGGCGGGCCGGGTGATGGAGATGCTCTCCGAGCACCAGTGCCAGGGATGGCTCGAGGGGTACCTCCTGACCGGGCGCCACGGGCTGTTCAACTGCTACGAGGCGTTCATCCACATCGTCGACTCGATGTTCAACCAGCACGCCAAGTGGTTGAAGGTCACCCGCGAGATCCCGTGGCGGCGGCCCATCGCGTCGCTCAACTACCTGCTGTCGAGCCATGTGTGGCGCCAGGACCACAACGGGTTCAGCCACCAGGACCCGGGATTCATCGACCACGTCATCAACAAGAAGGCCGAGATCGTCCGCGTCTACCTGCCGCCGGACGCGAACACCCTGCTCAGCACCTACGACCACTGCCTGCGCAGCCGGGACTACGTCAACGTGGTCGTCTCGGGCAAGCAGCCCGCCCCGAACTTCCTGACCATGGACCAGGCCGTGGCGCACTGCACCCGCGGCCTGGGCATCTGGGAGTGGGCGGGCAACGAGGCGCCCGGCGAGGACCCCGACGTGGTGCTGGGCTGCGCGGGCGACGTGCCGACCCTGGAGGTGCTGGCCGCCGCGGACATCCTGCGCCGGGAGCTGCCGCAGCTGCGGGTCCGGGTGATCAATGTGGTCGACCTGATGCGCCTTCAGGACGCGAAGGAGCACCCGCACGGCCTGTCCGACCGGGACTTCGACACGCTCTTCACCACCGACAAGCCGGTGGTGTTCGCCTATCACGGCTACCCGTGGCTCATCCACCGGCTGACGTACCGGCGCGCGGGGCACTCGAACATCCACGTGCGCGGGTACAAGGAGGAGGGCACCACCACGACGCCCTTCGACATGGTGATGCTCAACGACCTGGACCGCTTCCACCTGGTGATCGACGTGATCGACCAGGTCCCGAGCCTGCGCTCGAGGGCCGCGGGCCTGCGCCAGCGGATGATGGACGCCCGCCTCGAGGCCCGCGAGTACACCCGCGAGCACGGCGAGGACCTGCCGTCCGTCCGAGAGTGGGTCTGGCCGGACGCCGGCGAGACCGCCACCGAGGGCGCCGGGCCGATGTACGACGCGACCGCCGCGACAGGCGGTGACAACGAGTAGTCCGCACGCTCCCGCACCACCAGCTCCACCCAGTAGATCTTTCAGAGGAAGAAGCAACACCCGTGTCTCGCAACATCTACGTCACCTCGGCTGAGGGCGACACCGGCAAGTCCACCGTCGCCCTCGGCCTGGTCGACCTCCTGACCCGCTCCGTCGAGCGGGTGGGCGTGTTCCGCCCGATCGCCCGATCCACCGCCACGCCGGACTACGTGCTCGAGCTGCTGCTCGCGCACGACGGCGTCGACCTCGCCTACGCCGACTGCATCGGCGTCACCTACGACCAGGTGCACGCCGACCCGGAGGCCGCCCTCGGGGAGATCCTCCAGCGGTACCACGCGGTCGAGCGGCAGTGCGACATCGTCGTCATCGTCGGCACCGATTACACCGACGTGGCCGGCCCCACGGAGCTGTCCTACAACGCCCGCATCGCCGCGAACCTGGGCGCCCCCGTGCTGCTCGTGGTCAGCGGGAACGGGCGCACCCCGGAGGAGGTCCGCCAGGTCACCGACGTCGCCGTGGGCGAGCTCGAGGCGAACCACGCGACCGTGATGGCCGTCGTGGCGAACCGCTGCGCCCCGGCCGAGCTCGACCAGGTGCGCGAGGCCGTCAGCACCGTCGCCCCCGCGTGGGCGCTGCCCGAGGAGCCGTTCCTCACGGCCCCCACCGTGCGCCAGCTGATGGACGCAGTCGGCGGCACGCTGGCCGTGGGCGACGAGGAGTTGCTCTCCCGCGAGGTCGTCGACGTGCTCGTGGGCGCCATGTCGATCGAGCACCTGCTCGACCGGCTGCACGACGGCGTGCTCGTCATCACCCCGGGCGACCGCTCGGACATCCTGCTGGGCCTGCTGCTCGCGCACGCCGCGGAGGGCTTCCCCTCGCTGGCCGGCATCATCCTCAACGGCGGCTTCTTCCCGCCGCCCACGGTCGCGAAGCTGGTCGAGGGCCTCGGCTCCCGCCTGCCGATCATCCGCACCGACGCGGGGACGTTCCGCAGCGCCAGTGCCGCCGCCCAGACCCGCGGACGGGTCTCCGCCGACTCGCAGCGCAAGGTGGACAGCGCGCTGTCGCTGTTCGAGAGCCACGTCGACGGCGCCGCGATCGTCGCCGCGCTCGACGTGCCCCGCCGCGAGGTCGTCACCCCGCTGATGTTCGAGTACGAGCTGCTGGACCGGGCGCGCGCGAACCGCAAGCACATCGTGCTGCCGGAGGGCAACGACGACCGCATCCTGCGCGCCGCCTCGACCCTGCTGCAGCGCGGCGTCGCCGAGCTGACGCTGCTCGGCGACGAGACGTCGATCCGGGCGCGGGCCACCGAGCTGGGCCTGCAGATCGCCGACGCGCACATCGTCGACCCCCGCTCGGGCGACACGTTCGAGCGCTTCGCCGAGGAGTACACCAAGCTCCGCGCCCACAAGGGCATGACGGTCGAGCGTGCCCGGGAGATCGTCTCGTCGGTGTCGTACTTCGGCACGATGATGGTCGAGCTCGGCCTGGCCGACGGCATGGTCTCGGGCGCGCTGCACACCACCGCGCACACCATCAAGCCGTCCTTCGAGATCATCAAGACGGCCCCCGGCGTCTCGATCGTGTCGAGCGTGTTCCTGATGTGCCTCGAGGACCGCGTGCTGGTCTACGGCGACTGCGCCGTGAACCCGGACCCCACCGCCGAGCAGCTCGCGGACATCGCGATCTCCTCCGCGGCGACCGCCGCCCAGTTCGGGGTCGAGCCCCGCATCGCGATGCTGTCCTACTCGACCGGCGAGTCCGGCTCGGGCGCGGACGTCGACAAGGTCCGCGCGGCGACTGCGCTGGTCCGCGAGCGCCGCCCCGACCTGTCGGTCGAGGGCCCGATCCAGTACGACGCCGCGGTTGACGCGTCGGTGGCCAGCACGAAGATGCCCGACTCGGCCGTCGCCGGCCGGGCCACGGTCTTCGTCTTCCCCGACCTGAACACGGGCAACAACACCTACAAGGCCGTGCAGCGCTCCGCCGGCGCCGTCGCCATCGGCCCCGTGCTCCAGGGGCTGCGCAAGCCGGTCAACGACCTCTCGCGCGGCGCCCTCGTGCAGGACATCGTCAACACCGTCGCGATCACAGCGATCCAGGCGCAGGCCTTGGACAACACCTCGGAGGACAACGCGTGAACCCGCACCACGGACTCGGCGACCAGCCGGGCCAGCAGGCCGACATCGCCACCCATGGCACCGTGCTCGTCATCAACTCGGGCTCGTCGTCGGTGAAGTACCAGCTCGTCGACCCCATCGGTGGGGACGCGATCGCGTCCGGCATCGTCGAGCGGATCGGCGCGCAGGACGCACTGCTCACGCACAAGCACAACGGCGTCTCCACGAAGCTCACGGAGCCGATCACAGACCACGGGCAGGCGCTGCGCCGCGTGCTCGAGCTGTTCGCGGAGCACGGCCCGGACCTGGCCGAGGCGGATGTCGTCGCGGTGGGCCACCGGGTGGTGCAGGGCGGGGACGTGTTCGCCGGCCCCGCGCTGATCGACGACGCCGTGGTGGCGGGCATCGAGGCGCTGTCGCCGCTGGCCCCGCTCCACAACCCGGCCAACGCCCGCGGCATCGAGGTCGCCCGCGAGCTGCTCCCGGACGTGCCGCAGGTCGCGGTGTTCGACTCGTCGTTCTTCCGCACCCTGCCGGACGCCGCCGCGACGTACGCGATCCCGCAGGACGTCGCCTCGACGTACTCGATCCGCCGGTACGGCGCGCACGGCACCTCGCACCAGTACGTCTCGCGCGAGGTCGCCCGCATCGTCGACCGCCCGCTCGAGGACATCAACCAGATCGTGCTGCACCTGGGCAACGGCGCCTCCGCGTCGGCCGTCCAGGGTGGTGTCGCGGTCGAGACGTCGATGGGCCTGACGCCCCTCGAGGGCCTGGTCATGGGCACCCGCTCGGGCGACATCGACCCGAGCGTCGTCTTCCACCTGCACCGCAACGCGGGCATGTCGATCGACGAGATCGACGACCTGCTGAACCGCAGGTCGGGCGTCAAGGGCCTGTCCGGCGAGAGCGACTTCCGCACCCTGCACGAGATGATCGAGGCGGGCGACGAGGACGCGAAGCTGGCCCTGGACGTCTACATCCACCGCCTGCGCAAGTACATCGGCGCGTACACGGCCGTGCTCGGCCACGTCGACGTCCTGTCCTTCACCGCCGGCATCGGCGAGAACGACGACATCGTGCGGGCACGCGCCCTGACCGGGCTCGAGGGCCTCGGCTACACGATCGACCTGGAGCGCAACGCGGGCCGCAAGTCCGACGTCACGGTCATCTCCCCGGACGGCGCCCCGACGCTCGTCCTGGTGGTGCCCACGGCCGAGGAGCTGGCCATCGCGCGGCTGACCGTCTCGACGATCGCCGCGGCGGCCGCGACCGCCTGATCGGGACCGCCTGACGACGGCAGGCCGCCACCCTCATGGGGTGGCGGCCTGCCGTCGTTCGTGCCAGGGGCTGTCGCCAGGCCGTCAGGGCTGCCGCAGCGTCCGCATGGCGCGCAGCAGGCCGGTGTAAACCTCGGTCCACCGCTCGGCGCCCAGGTCGAACAGCCGGTGCAGGCCCACTCCTGGGCCGCCGAGCACGCTGTGCACGCCGCGCTGCAGGGCGACCGTCTGCTGCTCGGTGGTCTGCCAGATGCCCTCGGGCCCGTGCCGGTGGCCGAGGCCCGACTGTCCCCGCCCTCCCTGCGGGGCGCCGGTCGAGCCCCACCCGGCCACGTAGCCCTCGTTGACGTTGACGGTGCCCGCGCCGACGCGGGCGGCGATCTCCGCGCCACGCCGGGTGCTGCGGGTCCACACGCTGGCGTTGAGCCCGAACTCGGTGTCGTTCATCGCGGCGACGGCCTCGTCGTCGGAGGCCACCCGGTACAGGGCCACGACCGGGCCGAAGGTCTCCTCCCGGAACGCGCGCGCCTGCGGCGGCACGTCGCCGAGGATGGTGGGCTCGTAGAACAGCGGCCCGATGTCGGTGCGGTGCACCCCGCCGGCGAGCACCCGAGCGCCGTGGGTGAGCGCGTCCTCGACGTGCTCGACCACCCGGGCGAGTTGCTGGGCGGACGTCAGGGACCCCATGTCCGAGGCGTAGTCGAGACCGGGGCCGAGACGCAGCGCACGGGTACGCCGCACGAACGCCTCGGTGAACTCGTCTGCCACCGCCTCGTGCACGTACATCCGCTCGATCGACATGCAGAGCTGGCCCGTGTTGGCGAAGCACGCGCGCACGGCCCCCTCCGCCGCGACCTCGACGTCCACGTCCTCCGCGACGTACATCGGGTTCTTGCCGCCGAGTTCGAGGGTC
The sequence above is a segment of the Cellulomonas chengniuliangii genome. Coding sequences within it:
- a CDS encoding phosphoketolase family protein: MATPVSSTSPQSWATGGPPVGPETLEVLHRWWRAANYLSVGQIYLLDDPLLREPLTVDDVKPRLLGHWGTTPGLNFLYAHLNRMIRDRQQSTLYVTGPGHGGPGLVANAYLDGTYSEVYSDITEDSEGLRRLFRQFSFPGGIPSHVAPETPGSIHEGGELGYSLSHAYGAAFDNPDLLVAAVIGDGEAETGPLATSWHSNKFVHPLNDGVVLPILHLNGYKIANPTVLARIPDSELLDLMRGYGHKPHEFVAGFDDESPLSYHARFAELLDTVMDEIAEIKARAAAGDESRPTWPMIIFRTPKGWTCPPVIDGKQVEGSWRAHQVPLASARDTKEHLATLEQWMRSYRPQELFDADGRVEADIRALAPEGPLRMSDNPHANGGMLLHDLRLPDFRDFAVDVPVPGGSIAEAPRVLGEWLTEVIRRNPHNFRIFGPDETASNRLQAVFEVTDKQWDAEFLDPQVDEHLARAGRVMEMLSEHQCQGWLEGYLLTGRHGLFNCYEAFIHIVDSMFNQHAKWLKVTREIPWRRPIASLNYLLSSHVWRQDHNGFSHQDPGFIDHVINKKAEIVRVYLPPDANTLLSTYDHCLRSRDYVNVVVSGKQPAPNFLTMDQAVAHCTRGLGIWEWAGNEAPGEDPDVVLGCAGDVPTLEVLAAADILRRELPQLRVRVINVVDLMRLQDAKEHPHGLSDRDFDTLFTTDKPVVFAYHGYPWLIHRLTYRRAGHSNIHVRGYKEEGTTTTPFDMVMLNDLDRFHLVIDVIDQVPSLRSRAAGLRQRMMDARLEAREYTREHGEDLPSVREWVWPDAGETATEGAGPMYDATAATGGDNE
- the pta gene encoding phosphate acetyltransferase, with the translated sequence MSRNIYVTSAEGDTGKSTVALGLVDLLTRSVERVGVFRPIARSTATPDYVLELLLAHDGVDLAYADCIGVTYDQVHADPEAALGEILQRYHAVERQCDIVVIVGTDYTDVAGPTELSYNARIAANLGAPVLLVVSGNGRTPEEVRQVTDVAVGELEANHATVMAVVANRCAPAELDQVREAVSTVAPAWALPEEPFLTAPTVRQLMDAVGGTLAVGDEELLSREVVDVLVGAMSIEHLLDRLHDGVLVITPGDRSDILLGLLLAHAAEGFPSLAGIILNGGFFPPPTVAKLVEGLGSRLPIIRTDAGTFRSASAAAQTRGRVSADSQRKVDSALSLFESHVDGAAIVAALDVPRREVVTPLMFEYELLDRARANRKHIVLPEGNDDRILRAASTLLQRGVAELTLLGDETSIRARATELGLQIADAHIVDPRSGDTFERFAEEYTKLRAHKGMTVERAREIVSSVSYFGTMMVELGLADGMVSGALHTTAHTIKPSFEIIKTAPGVSIVSSVFLMCLEDRVLVYGDCAVNPDPTAEQLADIAISSAATAAQFGVEPRIAMLSYSTGESGSGADVDKVRAATALVRERRPDLSVEGPIQYDAAVDASVASTKMPDSAVAGRATVFVFPDLNTGNNTYKAVQRSAGAVAIGPVLQGLRKPVNDLSRGALVQDIVNTVAITAIQAQALDNTSEDNA
- a CDS encoding acetate kinase; amino-acid sequence: MNPHHGLGDQPGQQADIATHGTVLVINSGSSSVKYQLVDPIGGDAIASGIVERIGAQDALLTHKHNGVSTKLTEPITDHGQALRRVLELFAEHGPDLAEADVVAVGHRVVQGGDVFAGPALIDDAVVAGIEALSPLAPLHNPANARGIEVARELLPDVPQVAVFDSSFFRTLPDAAATYAIPQDVASTYSIRRYGAHGTSHQYVSREVARIVDRPLEDINQIVLHLGNGASASAVQGGVAVETSMGLTPLEGLVMGTRSGDIDPSVVFHLHRNAGMSIDEIDDLLNRRSGVKGLSGESDFRTLHEMIEAGDEDAKLALDVYIHRLRKYIGAYTAVLGHVDVLSFTAGIGENDDIVRARALTGLEGLGYTIDLERNAGRKSDVTVISPDGAPTLVLVVPTAEELAIARLTVSTIAAAAATA
- a CDS encoding succinic semialdehyde dehydrogenase — encoded protein: MAHDPDSARLIDPETDPLATYVLEPDDVRSLLDRVVTSPGGSTHTTHAPFTGAPIAAVPLSTPEDVARATTAARRAQRAWARTPLRERAAVLLRVHDLVLAHQSDVLDLIQLENGKSRQSAYEEVADIAIIARHYAHRASAYLAPRRVRGLLPVLTKVDVLRHPVGVVGIIAPWNYPLTLTLGDALPALVAGNAVVLRPDPQTALTALWAAEQLEAAGLPAGVLQVVVGDGSIGSAVIDHVDQVTFTGSTATGRVVAARAGERLIPATLELGGKNPMYVAEDVDVEVAAEGAVRACFANTGQLCMSIERMYVHEAVADEFTEAFVRRTRALRLGPGLDYASDMGSLTSAQQLARVVEHVEDALTHGARVLAGGVHRTDIGPLFYEPTILGDVPPQARAFREETFGPVVALYRVASDDEAVAAMNDTEFGLNASVWTRSTRRGAEIAARVGAGTVNVNEGYVAGWGSTGAPQGGRGQSGLGHRHGPEGIWQTTEQQTVALQRGVHSVLGGPGVGLHRLFDLGAERWTEVYTGLLRAMRTLRQP